The nucleotide window GCAATGGATAATATAAGGTGATAAGGTTAGAGCGATTGGAAATACATTTTGCTATTAAGGTTTATAAAAATATTTTATGAAACTACAAACATACATACTTGCTTTTCTCCTCCTTGCGCCATTCTCCACGCTGGTTGCGCAGAGGATTGAGAATGTGGATTTTCGTGTGGTGAATGAAAAAGAAATTTGGGTAACGTATGATATTGTGGATGCGCTGAACTCCGAGACGTTTGATGTAAGTATGGAAGTTTCTCTTGATGGCGGAAAAACTTACACGATTGTGCCGAAAAGTGTGAGTGGAGATGTTGGAGTCGGTGTTTATGGTGGAAAAGGAAAGAAAATTATTTGGAATGTCTTAGCAGACACGAAAGAATATTATGCCGAACAGACAACTATCAAACTTTCTGCAAAAGTAAATGTGCAAAAAGGTTTGTATCTTTTTTATGGGCTTGGTGTTGGCTTTATTAGATTTATAGAAACAAATTGGGAAGAATATAGACCGCCTAACTGGTATGGCGAGCCAACAGGTTATAATGCAAAAAATGAAGAAAGAATTAAGATATCTGTTACCGGAACATTTGGAGCATTATTATTTTTACCTGCAATTGGTTATAGATTTACCAAAGAATTTGCTATTGAATTTCGATTAATCTTGAATGCTTCGGGGGGAAGTAGGCCAATCAAAGATGGAGGTTTACTTGTCGATTTGAAATATTATTTAACTCATAAGTTTTTTCTAAAAGGCGGTACTGGAATTGGAAACAATCAATATGAAGTTAATTATCAGAATATCGCAAATAAATTACCTTTTTCTTTTAGCGCTGGGTGGTTAGATTATTCAAATGAGAATTGGTTTTATGTTTATGAAATTGGATTATTTGGGATGAATGGTTCTCAATCAGTTTCAGTGAACATTGTTTTAGGTTATGACTTTTAGGAGAATTGTATGTCACAGAAAATAATTTATTTCTTCATCATACTAAATGTAATAAATATTGTTTATGCTCAAGAAGAATTAATTACTAATACGAGCAAGCCAAAAAACGTGAAAATCGTTGCAGATACAAAATATCCAACAATCAAAATCCTATCTCCACAAAACTTTCGCGGAATGAAACCACTTAAAGAATCATCGCTTGAAATTATTGGTCTTGCAAGTGATGAGAGTGGAGTGAGTTTAGTTTCTGTTAATGGAAAAGCGGCGCAACTTTCTGAGCCATCATATAGCGAAGTGCAACAATATAATGTAAGCGGCAAAGTGGTAAAGTTTTCGGGAGAGGTTTCACTTTCAATGAGAGAAAATACAATCACTATAATAGCAACGGATACAAAAAATAATACGGCAGAGGAAACGTTTACGGTTGTGCGAGAGGAAGAAAAAATTTCTACACTAATTACAACAAACGATTCGCAATTTATCAAAGGAAAATATTATGCGCTTATTATTGCTGTGCAAGATTACAAAAGCATTATGGGTTTGGAGTACCCATTGCAAGATGCAGAGAATGTAAAAAATGTTTTAACGACAAATTATACATTTGAAAATAATGCAATTCATTTTTTGAAAAATCCTAATCGCAAAGATATTTTTTCTGCGTTGCAGCAACTCAAGAAAAAACTTTCTGCGGAAGATAATCTGCTCATTTATTATGCAGGACACGGGTTTTGGGATGTGGATAATAGTCAAGGATATTGGCTTCCCGCGAGCGCAAGTTGGGACGACCGCGCGGAATGGATTTCCAACAGCGATATTCGCGACAACATCAAAAGCATCAAAACGAAACATACGCTGTTAATTTCGGATGCGTGTTTCAGCGGAGGAATTTTTAAGTCGCGCGAAGCAAAGGAGAAGCCGGATATTTCGATTCAAAAAATGTATGAACTGCCGAGCCGCAAAGCGATTACGAGCGGCACGTTCAAAACCGCCGTTCCCGATAAAAGCGTGTTTGCGGATTACTTGCTCAAACGCTTGAAAGAAAATTCCGCAAAGTATTTGGACGCAGAAAATCTCTATCTCAACTTCAAGCAAGCGGTCATCAATAATGGTCCCGCCGTTCCGCAGTTCGGCGTGATTTATGATGCGGGTGATGAAGGGGGAGATTTTATTTTTGTGAGGAAGTAGTTTGCTCGTTTGTTCGTTTCTAAAAAGTTTTTCCATTAACTAACTAACCAGCAAACGAACTAACTAAATAACATTTAAATCTAACACCTAAAACCTAATTTATGGCATCAGACAGTTCATTCGACATCGTTTCTAAAATTGATTTTCAAGAAGTAGATAATGCACTGAATCAAGCGCGGAAGGAAATTATTCAACGCTATGATTTTAAGGATTCAAAATCATCCATCGAGTTGAAAGAGAAAGAAAAAGAAATTGTTCTCATTTCTGACGACGAATTTAAAATGAAATCGGTTGTGGACATTGTGCAATCGAAAATGATTAAACGTGGAATACATTTGAAAGCGTTGAAGTTTGGGAAAATTGAACCTGCTGCAAATACAACCGTGCGGCAAGTGATTTCTCTGCGCGTCGGAATTGAAAAAGAAGATGCAAAACTTTTGACGAAGATGATAAAAGATTCCAAGTTGAAAGTGAACGCGCAAATAATGGAAGACCAAGTTCGCGTTGCAGGAAAAAGTAAAGATGATTTGCAGTCTGTAATTCAGATGGTGAAGAATGCTGACCTACCATTTCCAGTTCAGTTTGCGAATTATAGATGATATGCGATTTGAGATTTGCGATGTGAGTATTTTGAATTGACTTGATATGGACTCACATATCTCACATCTCACATCTCACATCATTTCACATTCACTAAAAGAAATAGACGATGCATTTGATTATTGTGCAAGAATTACAAATTCACATTACGAAAATTTTCCAGTTGCATCGTTATTTCTTCCGCAGGAAAAACGTCCGTACATCCAAGCGATTTATGCTTTTGCAAGAACTGCTGATGATTATTCCGACGAAGGAAATATTTCGGTTGAAGAACGTATGGAAAAATTAGAAGATTGGAATACGCAACTTGACCTTTGTTTTCAGCATCAATCTCAACATCCAATTTTTATTGCATTGGAAGAAACTGTTTTTAAACTCAATCTTCCGAAAGAACCATTTACCGATTTACTTACAGCATTCAAGATGGATGTAACAAAAAATCGTTTTGAAAATTTTGAAGAGTTGCTTTTCTATTGCAAACACTCTGCAAATCCGGTTGGAAGATTAGTGTTGCTCGTGTTCGGTTATCGCGATGAAAAACTATTTCAGTTTTCCGACAACATTTGCACTGCATTACAACTCGCAAATTTTTGGCAAGATGTTTCTGTTGATAAAAATAAAAACAGACTTTATATTCCACTTGATGATATGAAACGATTTGATTATTCAGCGGAGAAATGGAATGATGGAGTTATGGATGATAGTTTTTTTCAATTGATGAAATTTCAAGCAGAAAGAACGAAACAACTTTTTTATGATGGAACAGAATTACTCGAAAGCGTTGATAAAGATTTGCGTTTGGAATTACGACTCGTATGGTTTGGCGGAATGAAAATTATACGAAAGATTGAAAAACAAAATTACAACGCGTTTGCGCGAAGACCACAATTGAATTTGTTCGATAAACTTTCAGTATTTTACAAAGGAATGTTTGCAAAAAGTTTTTATCACAATCCAGAATCACCTGCACGATGGGAATAACGGTTGCCGCTGATATTGTCCGCGAAAGTCATTCGAGTTTCACGCTTCCGTTTTTGTTGTTTCCCAAAGAACAGCGGGAAGCATTAAATACAGTGTATGCATTTTGTCGTCGCACTGATGATATTGTTGATGAAATTGAAGATACATCGTTGCGCGTGTTGTTTTTAAAAAAATGGCGCGAAGAACTTGGTAATGCATTAAACGGAAATTCGGAATATGTGTTGTTGAATCAATTGATTGTCGTTGCCAAAAAATTTAACATTCCCATCGAATATTTTTATCAACTTATTGAAGGTGTGGAAATGGATTTGAACAAAACGCGCTATCGAACGTTCGATGAGTTGCAGCAATATTGCGAATATGTTGCATCCTCTGTTGGTTTAATGTGCATAGAAATTTTCGGTGCGCGAAAAGAACAGACGAAAGAATACGCACTGAATTTGGGAATTGCACTGCAACTCACGAATATCATTCGGGATGTGAAAGAAGATGCAAAGCAAGGAAGAATATATTTTCCGCTTGAAGATTTGCAGCGATTCAATTATTCCGAAAATGAATTGCTCAAGAATTTGTATAACGATAAATTTGTTGCGCTCATGAATTTTCAAACACAGCGAGCGCAAGAATTTTATGAACGAGCAATGCAATTACTTCCCCATGAAGAAAAACGCTCAATGTTTGCTGCAAAAATTATGGAGCGTGTTTACTATCATACACTTATCCGCATCAAGAAATTTCGCTATAATGTATTCGAAAGAAAATTATCCTTGCCAAAATATTTGCGCATATTGATAGCGATGAAATATTGGGTAAAACTTCGCCTCTTTGGATAAACCCAATATCGAATTAAAGAAATAAAGTATTTTGGAGTTCGTAAGTCACAATTTCTCAGCGCTCCACTGTTCCTCGACTCATCATTTCAATTGCTTGATATTCTCAATCAGTTTTATTCTATAGCAACAAGTGAAAACTGACGTTCTCATTATCGGTGGGGGTTTGAGCGGACTTGCAACCGCTGTAAAACTTTCACAAAAAGGCGTTAAGAAAATAACACTTGTTGAGGCGAGCGGAAAACTTGGCGGCAGAACGTATTCGTTTATGCACAAAGAAACCGGCGATATCATTGATAATGGACAACACGTTCTCGTTGGCGCGTACACAAACACTCTTGAATATTTGGATATTATTGGAACAGGAAAATTTCTTTCTGTGCAAGAAGAACCACATTTGAATTTTTGGTCTGAAGACAAGGGATTTTCGACATTTGAAATTGGAACAGGAAAAATATCTGTTTCGTTGAAGTTTAAAGGACTTTCGCTTATAAGCAGAATTGGTTTGAAAAACGTTGGGAACTTTATTCAAAAATTTCCATCGAACGAAAATGAAATTGTTGATTCAACAGTTGAAGATTGGTTGAATTCGTTACATCAATCGGAAGAAGCGAAAAATAATTTTTGGTTTCCAATTGCTATTGCTGTAATGAATGAATTGCCGGAACAAGCATCAGCATTGTTATTTGCGCGTTCACTTAAGTCAGTTTTTTTTTCAAGTAAAGGAAATGCACGTATCCTCATTCCGACAATCGGACAAACGGAACTGTATGTTGAACGTGCGGAAAAATTGTTGGAGAAAAGTGGAGTGGAAATTTTTTTAAACAATGAAGTAGTTTCCCTCGAAGAAAAAAATGGTAAATTTATTTCAGCGCGATATCATAATGGTGAAAAAATAGAAGCAAACTATTTTGTCAGTTGCGTTCCATACTTTGCGCTTGACAGAATTATAGAAAATTCTGAAACGGATGAAAAACAGTTTTCATATTTGAAGGAATTTTCTTCTTCTCCGATTATCTCCGCCTATTTTTGGTTTGATAGAGAAGTAATGAAACAAGATTTTGTTGGAGTTTGCGGTAGAACTATACAATGGATTTTTAATCGGGAACAAATTTTACAAAATAAAAATAAACTACCACAATGTATTTCCGTTGTCATCAGTGGTGCATACGTATTGATTGATAAATCGAAAGGCGAAATTGAAAAATTATGTTTGAATGAAATGCAAGAAATTTTTCCGAAAGCAACGAGCGAAAATATGCTTCATTCATTTATTATAAAGGAAAAGCGAGCAACATTTTCATCTTCTCCATCAATTGAATTTCTTCGGACAAAAACAGAAACTGTGTACGAAAATTTTCTTCTTGCTGGTGATTGGACAAATACGAAACTTCCCGCAACAATTGAAGGAGCAATACAAAGCGGGTTTGAAGTTGCAAAAAAAATATTTTAATTTTTTTTTAGTTACTATTGACTTTTGTAAAAAAACGTTATATATTTCACCCAGAAACATAAAAGTAACCCATAAATCATTCCTAATATCCTTGATACTCGCCTATCGAACGGTTGATACGAATTTACTCAATAACTAATCTGTAAGTTCACGTTTTACATTTCGTAAAACATATTTATTTTACATCATCGAAACTCAAGAGAGTAAGGATGAAATCTCCACTATTAAAAAACGTTCAACTGATTCGCCATAATCATTTTTTGTTCCATCAATGCGAATACTGTGGAAAAGCATGGAAATCCAAAAATGAATTTTTAAGAGACAAAAATATTTCTCTCAATAATTATTCATTACATCACGAGGAGCCGGTTTCTGATTTATCGTATGGAGGCGTACTTGTGTTTGTTCATAGTTCGCGGGAATGCGGGAAGTTTTTGCGAATTAAAGCAAGTGATTTTCGCGACAGGATGCGTGGGCATTCACTATTAAAGATGAAATAATATCCTTTTCAATACGATTATTTAGAATTAACAAATATGAAGAAAGACGTAAAAGATTTACTTCAGTTTTCACAAACTGAAAATACTGGGCATCAAACAAAACCGTTTGTTGAATTTGGAACGATGAGACAAATTTCCGGAGTACGATTTCGCGCTTCGGGAAATGTATTTAAATCAAAAAGTATTCAGCATAATCGAGAAAAAACTATTCACGTAACTCCCGGCGACGATGAAGACCAACCGATAATTGTCATTCGTCGTTCTGAAGGAGTTGTTGATTCAATAGAGTTTTCTTGTAAGTGTGGGCGTTCGAGTGCAGTGAATTTAAAATATGAGTGAACGGTTGGCTAATTTTAACCAAGAATTAACCAAATACAATTCTTTAACCAAATGTAAAGTTCTTAAAATATGTTTTTTTTCGATTTTCAAACAAAAAACATTGTGGTATAAATATTGCTAATTTTCAAAAACATCAAATCAACAAAATAATTAAATTATGATATCTTCATTTTTTGACAAAACTAAAGTTCCATTGTTAGAAAAAGCGATGGATGCGTATCTCGTTCGTCATCAAATTACTGCTGACAATATTGCGAACATTGGAACACCGGGGTATAAAACCAAACGAGTAAAGTTTGAAGAATATTTTCAAGATGCACTCGGCGGCAGTAGGTTGATTGGGGCGAGAACGAACGAAAATCATATCCCTCTCGGAAAAGCATCCGTTGAGAATTTAAGTTCTACAATCAATGAAATAAACTTTGGAAATCATATGGCAAGCGGTACTAATGATGTAGATATTGACAGAGAAATGGCAGAACTTGCAAAAAATCAAATTCAATTTAAGTTTTCTTCTCAGGCAACCGCGGGGATTTTTCAGCAACTTCAAAAAGCAATCAAAGGATAATTAAGTTATGAATATTGACCAACTCTTTTCCGGCTTTAATATGAGCGCGATGGGAATGACGTACCAACGGCGAAAGATGAATGTTATTGCCGACAATCTTGCAAACGTAGAAACCACGCGTACGAGCGATGGCGGAGTTTACAAAAGAAAAATAGTTGTTCCGCATTTTCATTCAGAAGCGGATGGTGGTTTTCTTGGTTTTTTAAGAAACTCGCAGATAAAACTTGCCAATTCCGATGCCAATCATTTTCAGGACCCAAAAATACCCGGTTCTTTAGATGATGGACTTACGGGAGAATTGCTGACAACGATAATACGAGATGAAAGTGAACCGCTTCTTGAGTACAATCCATCTCATCCCGATGCCGATGAGAATGGTATGGTGCAAAAACCGAATGTTAATATTGTAACAGAAATGGTAGATATGATTGCGGCATCGCGAGCATTTGAAGCAAATGTGGTTGCAATAAATGCTTCCAAAAATATGATGAAGGATTCTTTACAAATTTAAGTTATGATAGTAGTTTTTAAAATATCTCGAGGTGAAAAATGGTAGAACGCATTAGTCAAGAACTGAAACTGATTCCCAATAGCATTCCGAACATGCATCAACAGCCGAAAACAAATTTTGTTGATGTTATAAAGGAAGCCGTTGGCGATGTAAATATGCTTCAAGTACAAGCAGGAAAAGCAGTAGAACAAATGGTAAGCGGAGAAGCTGCCAATATTCATGATGTTATGATAGCAATCGAAAAAGCGCGCACAAGTTTTGATTTACTGCTGGAAGTTCGGAACAAAGCGCTTGATATGTATCGTGAATTGATGAGAATACAGGTTTGATGATAACCTATGGAATTTTTTAATCGTCTCAGACAACAAATTCAAGAATTTTTCAAGCGATTGACAGTTCAACAACGAGCCGTAATTGTTATAACGGCTGTTGCTGTCGTTGCTGTGATAATTGGATTAGTATTTTTTGGTGGCGCATCGTACATGGTTTTGTATAGCAATTTAAGCCAACAGGATGCAAACCAAATCGTAAAAAAACTTCAAGAAAAAAGCATTCCGTATCAATTAGACAATGAAGGTTCAACAATTCTTATCCCTGCAGATGATGTGTACGAATTGCGATTATCATTAGCAGGCGATGGTCTTCCTGGTTCAAGCATTGTTGGGTACGAAATTTTCGATAAAACTAATTTGGGAATTTCTGACCAAACGCAAAAAATAAATCGAGTTCGCGCATTGGAAGGAGAACTCACGAAAACGATTTTACAAATAGAAAATGTAGAAGCTGCGCGAGTTCATATTGTTCTTCCGGAAAAAAGATTTTTCAGAGAAGACCAAAAACCTGCGACCGCATCAGTTTGGTTGAAAACAAAAGGAGGTTTAGTTCTTTCCTCTGAAACTTCACAAGGAATTGCACATTTAGTTGCAAGCAGTGTAGAAGGACTTGACCCATCGAATGTACGCATCTTTGATAAACGGGGAATATTGCGTTCTTCTGCGCGCGCAAGTAACAGTGCAGCAGGCGCGATTTCAAGCAATATGGATATTCAACGTCAAATAGAAGGAACGCTTTCTCAAAAAGTGCAAGGAATGCTCGATGTAGTACTGGGTCCAGGGAATTCTTATGTGGAAATATCTACCGAGATTGATTTTCGGCAGGTGAGCAAAGTTGAAGAAAAATTTGACCCGGAAAATCAAGTTGTTCGCAGTGAACAAATCATGGAACAGCAAGGAAGAACGAATGATACTTCGCGCATCAATTCAAAATATATAACTTCCACAAATTCGAACTCCACCATCAATTACGAAATAGGAAAATCAATTGAGAATAGCACTTCCGGCGGTGGGGATATTAAAAGAATAAGCGTAAGCGTTGTCGTGAACGGTAGATATTCTGATAGTGTCATTGCTAAAGCCGGTATGTTTGGAAGCGACTTTGATACTGTTGCCATCTATCATTCGATGACAGAAAAAGAAATAAGCGATATAACCGAATTGGTAAAAAAACAAGTAGGTTTTTCCAGCGACCGTAACGACCAAATTGCAGTAGTTAATATGCAATTTTTTAGCGATAGAGAATTATTCGGTAAAGAACAACAACCAGATTTATTGATGTGGAGTGTGGAACAACTAAAAAACCCCAGTACAATTTTGATGCTTTTCTTAATGTTAGGCGCAACATTTTTCCTTTTCAGTATAGCGCGGCGAATTCGATTCAAGAAAGAATTGGAAGCGGCAGTAGCATTACAGCGTGCTGCACGAGTTAAAGTGGTGAAAGGAAAAATTGTTCCTGATAACGCAGTTACAATGCCAGCAACATTAGAAGAGGGTGCAACAGCATTAGAAGTAATGCAAGCGGAAGAATTAGGCGAGGAGGAAATGAAAGCGCAACAAGTGACGCGCGATAAAGTTAAAACATATTTCAAAGATAAACCAGAAGAAGCATCTTCACTTCTCAAAGTTTGGCTTTCAGAAAATAAATAATTATGTCTATTCCAACAGCACCCAAAGAAGGTAAATTAGAGCAACTTGGCGGCGCACGTAAAGCGGCGTTGTTGCTTCTCTCCATTGATATGGATGTTGCTTCCAATATCATGTCGCGTTTAAACACTGATGAAATAGAAAAAATAACGAGCGAAATTAGTAACATCAAATCCGTTCCCGCAAAAATGGTATCCACGGTTCTTGAAGAATTTAAACAAATGATTCAAGCGCAAGAATACGTTATCGAAGGGGGCGTAGAATATGCAGGGAAATTGCTCGAAAGTTCATTGGGATTTTTGAAAGCAACAGAAATATTGGAGCGAGTCAAAACGAAAGCACAACCGACGATGACTCGTGGATTCAACATTTTGAAAAAAGTAGACAGTATTCAACTCGCAACATTTTTACAAAAAGAACATCCGCAGACTATTGCTATTGTGCTTTCTCAACTTGCACCTGAACACGTAGCACAAGTTTTGTTACAAATGGATGATGATTTACGCAGCGATGTTGTTTACCGAATGGCAACTTTGGGAAAAATTGCGCCAACTCTTCTTGCAGAGATGGAAGAAGTAATCGGAAATGTTGCAGAAGCAGAACTTACGACGAATGCAAGTGCAACTGGTGGAGTTCGTGTTGTTGCTCAACTTTTGAATAAATGCAGTTCTGCTGTCGCAAAAGGTGTATTGGAACAAATAGAAAAACGAGAACCCGGAATTGCTGGAGAAATTAAGAGACTAATGTTGCTCTTTGAAGATTTATTGTTTGTAGATGATCGCGGGATACAGCGCATATTACGCGATGTTGACCGTCGTGATTTGGCAATGGCATTAAAGGTTTCCGACGAACGATTGAAAGCAAAAATATTCCAAAATATGTCCGAAGGTATGCGTCAATTAGTGAAAGAAGAGTTGGATTATATGGGGCCTGTTCGTGTTAAAGATGTTCAGGATGCACAGGTGCGTATTTTGGATATTGTAAAAGCGTTGGCAGATAAAGGCGAAATATTTATTGCGGGTCGCGGTGGAATGGAAGAAACGTTTGTATAGCAATGATAGAAATTGTTAAAATTCATTCTCCGGTTCGGAACGTTTCAATAATCAAATCACCATCCGTGCGATTGAAAAATAAAATTGTTGAAGAACCGATAGCAGTAAAAACCGATGAATCGGTTTTTACTTCGGAGCAGATAATTTCATCTTTAGAAGAAATCAATGTTGGCGTAACGCATTTTTCTGATAAACTTCATGAAGAATTTCAACGTGGATATGATACAGCGCGATTAGAATATGAACAGGAACTTGGTTTTCAAATAAATTTGAAAACTCAAGAAACCGTTAAACGATTTGATGCCATTCTTTCACGGTTATCACATGAACACAAGATGTTGTTAGAACGTATTGAACAAATTGTTCCCAAACTATCTATTGCGATATCAGAAAAAATTATTCGAAAACAATTATCTATCGCCAATGACGTTATTGTTGCACAAGTTCGCGATGCAATACGCAGAGTAGTCGGAGTGAATAAAGTTCGGCTTCGTATCAATCAAGAAGATGAAGCAATGTTACGTGAGCATCGTTCATCGTTGATGCAAGAAGTAGATTCAATTAATGACATCAT belongs to Ignavibacteria bacterium and includes:
- a CDS encoding FAD-dependent oxidoreductase; this translates as MKTDVLIIGGGLSGLATAVKLSQKGVKKITLVEASGKLGGRTYSFMHKETGDIIDNGQHVLVGAYTNTLEYLDIIGTGKFLSVQEEPHLNFWSEDKGFSTFEIGTGKISVSLKFKGLSLISRIGLKNVGNFIQKFPSNENEIVDSTVEDWLNSLHQSEEAKNNFWFPIAIAVMNELPEQASALLFARSLKSVFFSSKGNARILIPTIGQTELYVERAEKLLEKSGVEIFLNNEVVSLEEKNGKFISARYHNGEKIEANYFVSCVPYFALDRIIENSETDEKQFSYLKEFSSSPIISAYFWFDREVMKQDFVGVCGRTIQWIFNREQILQNKNKLPQCISVVISGAYVLIDKSKGEIEKLCLNEMQEIFPKATSENMLHSFIIKEKRATFSSSPSIEFLRTKTETVYENFLLAGDWTNTKLPATIEGAIQSGFEVAKKIF
- the hpnC gene encoding squalene synthase HpnC produces the protein MDSHISHLTSHIISHSLKEIDDAFDYCARITNSHYENFPVASLFLPQEKRPYIQAIYAFARTADDYSDEGNISVEERMEKLEDWNTQLDLCFQHQSQHPIFIALEETVFKLNLPKEPFTDLLTAFKMDVTKNRFENFEELLFYCKHSANPVGRLVLLVFGYRDEKLFQFSDNICTALQLANFWQDVSVDKNKNRLYIPLDDMKRFDYSAEKWNDGVMDDSFFQLMKFQAERTKQLFYDGTELLESVDKDLRLELRLVWFGGMKIIRKIEKQNYNAFARRPQLNLFDKLSVFYKGMFAKSFYHNPESPARWE
- a CDS encoding YajQ family cyclic di-GMP-binding protein, whose protein sequence is MASDSSFDIVSKIDFQEVDNALNQARKEIIQRYDFKDSKSSIELKEKEKEIVLISDDEFKMKSVVDIVQSKMIKRGIHLKALKFGKIEPAANTTVRQVISLRVGIEKEDAKLLTKMIKDSKLKVNAQIMEDQVRVAGKSKDDLQSVIQMVKNADLPFPVQFANYR
- the fliE gene encoding flagellar hook-basal body complex protein FliE, which produces MVERISQELKLIPNSIPNMHQQPKTNFVDVIKEAVGDVNMLQVQAGKAVEQMVSGEAANIHDVMIAIEKARTSFDLLLEVRNKALDMYRELMRIQV
- the flgC gene encoding flagellar basal body rod protein FlgC — encoded protein: MNIDQLFSGFNMSAMGMTYQRRKMNVIADNLANVETTRTSDGGVYKRKIVVPHFHSEADGGFLGFLRNSQIKLANSDANHFQDPKIPGSLDDGLTGELLTTIIRDESEPLLEYNPSHPDADENGMVQKPNVNIVTEMVDMIAASRAFEANVVAINASKNMMKDSLQI
- the fliG gene encoding flagellar motor switch protein FliG, which encodes MSIPTAPKEGKLEQLGGARKAALLLLSIDMDVASNIMSRLNTDEIEKITSEISNIKSVPAKMVSTVLEEFKQMIQAQEYVIEGGVEYAGKLLESSLGFLKATEILERVKTKAQPTMTRGFNILKKVDSIQLATFLQKEHPQTIAIVLSQLAPEHVAQVLLQMDDDLRSDVVYRMATLGKIAPTLLAEMEEVIGNVAEAELTTNASATGGVRVVAQLLNKCSSAVAKGVLEQIEKREPGIAGEIKRLMLLFEDLLFVDDRGIQRILRDVDRRDLAMALKVSDERLKAKIFQNMSEGMRQLVKEELDYMGPVRVKDVQDAQVRILDIVKALADKGEIFIAGRGGMEETFV
- the fliF gene encoding flagellar M-ring protein FliF, translating into MEFFNRLRQQIQEFFKRLTVQQRAVIVITAVAVVAVIIGLVFFGGASYMVLYSNLSQQDANQIVKKLQEKSIPYQLDNEGSTILIPADDVYELRLSLAGDGLPGSSIVGYEIFDKTNLGISDQTQKINRVRALEGELTKTILQIENVEAARVHIVLPEKRFFREDQKPATASVWLKTKGGLVLSSETSQGIAHLVASSVEGLDPSNVRIFDKRGILRSSARASNSAAGAISSNMDIQRQIEGTLSQKVQGMLDVVLGPGNSYVEISTEIDFRQVSKVEEKFDPENQVVRSEQIMEQQGRTNDTSRINSKYITSTNSNSTINYEIGKSIENSTSGGGDIKRISVSVVVNGRYSDSVIAKAGMFGSDFDTVAIYHSMTEKEISDITELVKKQVGFSSDRNDQIAVVNMQFFSDRELFGKEQQPDLLMWSVEQLKNPSTILMLFLMLGATFFLFSIARRIRFKKELEAAVALQRAARVKVVKGKIVPDNAVTMPATLEEGATALEVMQAEELGEEEMKAQQVTRDKVKTYFKDKPEEASSLLKVWLSENK
- the flgB gene encoding flagellar basal body rod protein FlgB, giving the protein MISSFFDKTKVPLLEKAMDAYLVRHQITADNIANIGTPGYKTKRVKFEEYFQDALGGSRLIGARTNENHIPLGKASVENLSSTINEINFGNHMASGTNDVDIDREMAELAKNQIQFKFSSQATAGIFQQLQKAIKG
- the hpnD gene encoding presqualene diphosphate synthase HpnD (HpnD is found regularly in a locus responsible for the biosynthesis of squalene from farnesyl diphosphate, and is now recognized to function as a presqualene diphosphate synthase (EC 2.5.1.103).) — its product is MGITVAADIVRESHSSFTLPFLLFPKEQREALNTVYAFCRRTDDIVDEIEDTSLRVLFLKKWREELGNALNGNSEYVLLNQLIVVAKKFNIPIEYFYQLIEGVEMDLNKTRYRTFDELQQYCEYVASSVGLMCIEIFGARKEQTKEYALNLGIALQLTNIIRDVKEDAKQGRIYFPLEDLQRFNYSENELLKNLYNDKFVALMNFQTQRAQEFYERAMQLLPHEEKRSMFAAKIMERVYYHTLIRIKKFRYNVFERKLSLPKYLRILIAMKYWVKLRLFG
- a CDS encoding caspase family protein, which encodes MSQKIIYFFIILNVINIVYAQEELITNTSKPKNVKIVADTKYPTIKILSPQNFRGMKPLKESSLEIIGLASDESGVSLVSVNGKAAQLSEPSYSEVQQYNVSGKVVKFSGEVSLSMRENTITIIATDTKNNTAEETFTVVREEEKISTLITTNDSQFIKGKYYALIIAVQDYKSIMGLEYPLQDAENVKNVLTTNYTFENNAIHFLKNPNRKDIFSALQQLKKKLSAEDNLLIYYAGHGFWDVDNSQGYWLPASASWDDRAEWISNSDIRDNIKSIKTKHTLLISDACFSGGIFKSREAKEKPDISIQKMYELPSRKAITSGTFKTAVPDKSVFADYLLKRLKENSAKYLDAENLYLNFKQAVINNGPAVPQFGVIYDAGDEGGDFIFVRK